The following nucleotide sequence is from Candidatus Omnitrophota bacterium.
TTTTTTATTATAAAAATAAAAAGACTTATCCTAAGGGCTTAAAAGAAGAAGTTGAAAAAGCATTAGAGAAAGTTGAAAAATTAATGGGTAGAAAATTCGGCGACCCAGCAAACCCCTTGCTTGTTTCTGTTCGTTCCGGCGCAAGAAAATCAATGCCCGGTATGATGGAAACGGTTTTAAATGTCGGGTTAACTGAAAAAACTATCCCTGGCTTAATAAAGCAGGCAGGTGGGAATGCGCGTTTTGTTTATGACGCTTACAGGCGTTTGATTATGATGTATTCCGACGTAGTTATGGAAAAAGCTGCAGGTATCGAGCCAAAGGAAGAGCAGGGTATCCGTAAGCAATTAGAAAGGATTATGGATGCTGTAAAGAAAGAAAAAGGATATAAGAGCGATACCGATTTAACTGTGGATGACCTTAAAAAATTAACTGCTAACTTTAAGTTGAAAGTTAAAGAAGTTTTAGGTAAAGATTTTCCAGATGATCCTATGCAACAGCTTTGGGGTGGGATTGGCGCTGTATTTTCTTCTTGGAATGGCAAGCGTGCAATTAGTTACCGCCGCATTGAAAATATCCCCGATGAATGGGGAACAGCGGTTAATGTTCAGACCATGGTTTTTGGAAATATGGGAGATGATTCGGCAACGGGTGTTGCTTTTTCGCGAAATCCCGGCAACGGAGAGAATAACTTCTATGGAGAGTATTTAATTAATGCACAAGGTGAGGATGTGGTTGCCGGTATTCGTACGCCAGCGCCTCTTAATTCATATTCTACTTCGGAACATAATAAGAATCTTTTGACTTTGGAAAAAGGCATGCCAAGCCTTTATAAGGAATTGGTAGGGTATCGTAACCGCCTTGAAAAGCATTATCGCGATATGCAGGATATTGAATTTACCATTGAAAAAGGCAGGTTATTTATGTTGCAGTGCCGTGTAGGTAAGCGTAACGGCCCGGCAGCAGTGCGTATGGCAGTTGATATGGTAAAGGAAAAGTTTATTACAAAAGAAGAAGCGATAACGAGAGTTACTCCTGCTCAGTTAGATGAATTATTGCATCCAATAATTGATCCAAAAGCAGAGGCGGTTAACAAGCCAGTAGCAAAAGGTTTGCCTGCAGGCCCAGGTGGCGCATGCGGACAGATTGTTTTTAGCGCTGCGGAAGCTGTTGAGTGGAAGAAGCAAGGTAAAAAAGTAATTCTTTTGCGCGAAGAAACAAATCCTGAAGATGTTGACGGGATGCGCGCAGCTGAGGCAATTTTAACTGCCAGAGGCGGCATGACTTCCCACGCAGCGTTAGTTGCCCGTGGCTGGGGAAAATGCTGTATTGTTGGATGCGCAGGATTACATATTGATTATGAAAAAAGAGAGCTTCGTGTTGATAGTAAGGTTCTAAAGGAAGGCGAATGGTTGACTTTAAATGGCACAAAAGGGAATGTTTATGCTGGAAAACTTCCGATGATGGATGCTACCGAAGAAAATGTGTTATTGACCACTTTCTTAAATATGTGTGGGCAAGTTAAGAAATTAGGAATTCGTACTAACGCAGAAACACCTGAAGACGCAATAAAAGCTCGTCAGTTTGGCGCTGAAGGTATCGGGTTGTTCAGGACTGAACATATGTTCTATGGCAAAGGTTCAGATGAACCACTTTTTGTTTTACGTAAGATGATAGTTTCAAAGACTGAAGAAGAGAGGAAAAAGGCGGTTAGTGAGTTATTCCCTTATGTAAAAAAAGATATTAAGGGTACCTTAGAGGCAATGGACGGGTTTCCAGTAGTTATACGTTTACTGGATCCTCCATTACATGAGTTTGTTCCTCGCGAAGAAGCAAAGCTTCAGGAACTAGCCAAGGATTTAAATATTTCTATGGAAGAGCTTTCTAAACGAGCAGATAATTTACATGAATCTAACCCGATGATGGGCCATCGCGGTGTTCGTTTAGGGGTTACTTACCCTGAAGTAAGCGCTATGCAGATTCAGGCGATCCTTGAGTCCGCAGCAGAGCTTATTAAAGAAGGCAAAAAGCCTTATCCGGAAATCATGATTCCGGTTGTCTGCGATGTAAAAGAGCTTGATGACCAGATGGCTATTGCCAAAAAAATATATGAAGATGTTTTAAAAAAATACGGACTTAAGCAGGTAAAGCATATGTTCGGTACAATGATAGAGATTCCTCGAGCTGCTTTAGTTGCGAATGAGTTAGCAGTCGTTGCTCAATTTTTCTCATTTGGTACTAATGATCTTACTCAGATGGGATTTGGTTTCTCAAGGGATGATATCGGCGGTTTCTTACCTGATTATTTGAAAAAAGGCATATTAGCCGACGATCCATTCCAAACTGTTGATCAGAAAGGTATTGGCGAGTTAATCAAAATAGCAATTGAAAGAGGACGCAAGACACGTAAAGACCTTGAAATTGGTATCTGCGGCGAACATGGTGGAGACCCTCGTACGGTTGAATTTTGCCATAATGTAGGGATGAATTATGTTAGTTGTTCACCGTTTAGAGTCCCAATTGCGAAGTTAGCAGCAGCACAGGCAGCGTTAAAGAATAAAACGAAAACGAAGAAGAAAAAATAACCTTAAGTTTCATGTTGCAGGTTTCAGGTTTCAAGTCTTGCCTGAAACTTGCAACTTGAAACTTGTAACCTGAAATCCGTTAAACTATGGAAGCCTTAAAAACTTATTTAAAAGATATTAGGAATATACCTTTATTATCTGCAAGCGAAGAAGTTGATTTGAGTAAAAAGATAAAAAAAGGCGATGAGCACGCTCGCAAAGCGATGATTCGTGCGAATCTTAGGCTTGTGATTAATATCGCTAAACGGTATATGCATTTGGGTATTCCTTTATTGGATTTAATTGAAGAAGGTAATTTGGGGTTAATGAAAGCGGTAGATAGGTTTGATGCTAAGAAAGGTTTTCGTTTTTCAACTTATGCTGCTTGGTGGATAAAGCAGGGGATTACGCGTTCAATTGCCGAGCAAGGCAAGATGATTCGTGTCCCGGTTTATATGAATGATTTGATTGCTAAATGGCGTAAGAAAAAAGAACACCTTGCGCAAAAAAATAAAGCAATTCCAAGCGATGAAGAAATTGCAAAGCGTCTTAAGCTGTCAAAAGACAAAGTAGAGCAAATAAATTTCTGGATTGCAAGTACAACTTCTTCTCTGGATGCTCCTATTGGGGAAGATAATGAAAGCCAGGTTTCTGATTTAATTGAAGATACAGATGCTGTTGCCCCTGATGCTGGAATTGAAAAAATGTTTGATAAAGAAAGATTGAGCAGCATTTTAGAAATAATGTCTGAAAGAGAGCGAAGTGTTTTAGATATGCGTTTTGGTTTAATTGATAGTAAGCCTCATACTTTAGCCGAAGTGGCTAAAAAACTCGGAGTTTCCCGCGAAAGAGTGCGGCAGATTGAAGAGTTGGCTTTGAAAAAATTAAGGAAATTTGTAAAAACGCAGGAGGCTCAGAAATAAAAAAGCAGGAGGGAAGTGTTTAATGAAGAATAAACTTAAATTGGAATCATTTATCAGAAATATCCCCGACTTTCCCAAACCGGGGATTTTATTTCGCGATATTTCTACTTTGATTCAAAATAAAAAAGCTTTTAAGGAAGCCGTAGATAAAATGGCTGAGAAATATAAAGGTAAAAAAATTGATGCTGTTGTTGCGGTTGAGGCGCGAGGTTTTATACTTGGAGGTGCAATTGCGCATAAGCTTGGGGTTGGATTTATTCCCGTGCGGAAAAAAGGCAAGCTTCCCTGGAAAACAGATTCTGTTACTTACGATTTGGAGTATGGTACTGATACTTTGGAAATACATCAAGATGCCTTAAATCCTGGAGATAAAGTATTAATTGTAGATGATCTCTTGGCTACTGGAGGCACTGTAAAGGCAGTAACAGAATTAGTAGAGCAGAAAAGAGCAAAAATTTCAGGTATTGTGTTCTTGGTTGAGTTGTTTGATTTAGGCGGAAAGAATAAGCTAAAGAATTATCCGGTACATTCTTTGATAAAATTTCCCGGACATTAATTATATTTGCCCCTGTAGCTCATAAGGATAGAGCAGCAGTTTCCTAAACTGCGTGCGGCAGGTTCGATTCCTGCCAGGGGCACGTTTTATACAGCTGGCAGGCATTTCGCTAAACAAATATTTATGTGCTCAATTCCTGCCAGGGGCATGTATTATAAAGAGCACAAGACACAAGAGCACAAGTAAAACCTGCAACTTGAAGCCTGAAACTTGTGACTGGTGACTTGTGCCCCAATAGGATTTAACATGTATAACTTACATACACATTCATTATTAAGTGACGGAGATTTGCTTCCATCAGAAATAGCTGTTCGGTATGCTGCGTTAGGCTATAAAGCTATTGCCATTACCGACCATGTTGATTACAGTAATTTTGAATTTGTCATTAAATCAATTCTGCAGTTTACTAAACACTGGCCTAAGAAATCTCCAATTAAAGTTTTTCCCGGTGTTGAATTTACTCATTTGCCTTTAGACCAATTTAAGCCGTTAGTCCAGCTTGCAAGGAAAAAAGGAATTAAAATTATCGTTGCTCATGGTGAAACTTCGGCCGAACCCGTGATAAAGGGGACAAATATTGCTGCTTTAAAGGCTGGTATTGATATCTTAGCGCATCCGGGTTTAATTACCAAAGATGAGGTAATGTTTGCTAGGAGTAAGAATATTTTTCTTGAGATTACTACGCGTAAGGGGCATAGCAACACTAATCAACACGTAGCTAAGCTTGCTTTAGAGTTAGGCGCAAAATTAATCCTTAATCACGATAGCCATCAGCCGCAAGATATTATCTCAATTGAGGAGACTAAGGAAGTCGGCCGTAGATTAGGGTTATCTAATACTCAAATCTCTAGTATATATAAGGATGTAGAGGGGTTTTTGAAAAAAGTTCTTGACAATAAATGAGTTATGTGTTAAAAAAAATATAACTGTGGCCATACCACTGGAGATGGTTTTAATTATAGACGGAAAGGAGGTTGAAAAAAATCAAGTCTAAAGCCATAGAAAATCCAGTGATATACATATATAGTAATTATCTAGGAATATTTTTTTAACGCCTAGTTGAATATATTTTTTCATATTTTCTTAAAGGAGGTTAAGCAAAATGAGTAAACGCTTAATATTAATTCTGGCTCTCGTATTTGTGGTCGGCATTACTGCTGGCGCATATGCAGAGGTTCAGAATGTTAAAGTTAGCGGAGATATTACCGCATACGGTATTAGCCGCAACTTACAGACTAAAGGTAACAAAGATTTTCAAAATGAAAACGCAATGGCAACCATTACCCGCGTTAGAGTTGATGCTGACCTTACTGACAATGTAACTACCACAGTAAGATTGCTCAATGAAAGATATTGGGGTAATGAAATTGATAACGTTGGTACAAACAACGCAAATACTGATGTAGCACTTGACTTAGCCTATGTAACTTTAAAGGAATTCCTTTATTCTCCTTTAACATTTACAGTAGGTCGTCAGGAATTGCATTTTGGTAATGATATGATCGTTGGCGATGTTGATACTAACAATAATGCCTCAACTGCAAGCCCCTTTGGGCAAAACAGAAGAGATAAGGATTTAAGCGCACGTAAAGCATTTGATGCTATCCGCGCTACATTGAATTATGATCCTTTGGTTATTGATGGTATCGTAGCTCAGGTTAGAAATAATGATCTTTATACTGCTGATGATGTAATGCTTTATGGTGTCAATGCAAATTACAAAGCCGGTAACTTCAAAATGTTAAAGAACAACATTATTGAAGGTTATTGGTTCTTAAAGCAAACTGGAAGAGAGAATGGTAGATCTGTTACTGCTGCTACTACTGGTGTTTTTGGTAAAAAAGTAGAAGATACCGTGCACGTAATTGGTGCTCGTGTTTCTACTCAACCAATGGATAACATGACTTATCAGTTAGAAGGTGCATATCAGTTTGGTAGATATGTTCCTCAAGCTGCTGCTACGCCTCCTAATCATACCGTAGCACGCAAAGCATGGGCAATTGAAACTGCTTTGACCTATGATTGGAAAAAAGTAAAATACACCCCATCTACAAGCCTTTTGTATGCTTATTTCAGCGGGGATCATGAAAATAATACTTATACAACCGCCAGAGGAGCATATAGAGGTTGGGATCCAATGTACGAGAATCAGAAATACGGTGATATTGCTAATGCTCTGTTCAATCAGACAAATGCTCATATCATCGGTGGTGTTGCAACTGCCAAACCAATGGATGATATCACCTTAAAAGGTGAATATTATGCATTTATTTGGGCAAAGCCTTACCACGATGGAGCAACTATAACCGCAACAGCAAGAGATTCAGGTGCCAACCTTATAATGACTCAGAGACGTTTCGCAGGCCAGGAAATTGATTTAACCGCGACCTACGATTATACTGAAGATGTTCAGTTAGCGTTGATGGGTGGCATGTTCTTCCCTGGAGCTTCCTTTGCTAAAGGAAACGACAGCGCAGCTACTGAAGTAATCGGTTCCATGAAGGTTACATTCTAATAGTACTTATGTAGAAGTAACTTGCCCTCGGGAGAGCAATCTCCCGAGGGTTTTTTTTAAAAGATTTTTTAGGCCAAAGTCTAGTAAACCTCTTTAATAATACTATAGGGCACAAGCTATCAGTCACAAGTTTCAATTTTTACTTGTGTTCTTGTGTCTTGTGACTTAAATCTCTTAAATTTATGCTAAATCTCGCCTTTATCTTCCATATGCACCAGCCGTATTACAAGAACCTTTTAACGCAAGAGACAGATATGCCTTGGGTAAGGCTTCATGGCACGAAGGACTA
It contains:
- a CDS encoding adenine phosphoribosyltransferase, translating into MKNKLKLESFIRNIPDFPKPGILFRDISTLIQNKKAFKEAVDKMAEKYKGKKIDAVVAVEARGFILGGAIAHKLGVGFIPVRKKGKLPWKTDSVTYDLEYGTDTLEIHQDALNPGDKVLIVDDLLATGGTVKAVTELVEQKRAKISGIVFLVELFDLGGKNKLKNYPVHSLIKFPGH
- a CDS encoding histidinol phosphate phosphatase domain-containing protein; the protein is MYNLHTHSLLSDGDLLPSEIAVRYAALGYKAIAITDHVDYSNFEFVIKSILQFTKHWPKKSPIKVFPGVEFTHLPLDQFKPLVQLARKKGIKIIVAHGETSAEPVIKGTNIAALKAGIDILAHPGLITKDEVMFARSKNIFLEITTRKGHSNTNQHVAKLALELGAKLILNHDSHQPQDIISIEETKEVGRRLGLSNTQISSIYKDVEGFLKKVLDNK
- a CDS encoding alginate export family protein, coding for MSKRLILILALVFVVGITAGAYAEVQNVKVSGDITAYGISRNLQTKGNKDFQNENAMATITRVRVDADLTDNVTTTVRLLNERYWGNEIDNVGTNNANTDVALDLAYVTLKEFLYSPLTFTVGRQELHFGNDMIVGDVDTNNNASTASPFGQNRRDKDLSARKAFDAIRATLNYDPLVIDGIVAQVRNNDLYTADDVMLYGVNANYKAGNFKMLKNNIIEGYWFLKQTGRENGRSVTAATTGVFGKKVEDTVHVIGARVSTQPMDNMTYQLEGAYQFGRYVPQAAATPPNHTVARKAWAIETALTYDWKKVKYTPSTSLLYAYFSGDHENNTYTTARGAYRGWDPMYENQKYGDIANALFNQTNAHIIGGVATAKPMDDITLKGEYYAFIWAKPYHDGATITATARDSGANLIMTQRRFAGQEIDLTATYDYTEDVQLALMGGMFFPGASFAKGNDSAATEVIGSMKVTF
- the ppdK gene encoding pyruvate, phosphate dikinase, with protein sequence MATKNVYSFGGGKADGNESMKNLLGGKGANLAEMAGNKDLKLPVPPGFSITTEVCVFYYKNKKTYPKGLKEEVEKALEKVEKLMGRKFGDPANPLLVSVRSGARKSMPGMMETVLNVGLTEKTIPGLIKQAGGNARFVYDAYRRLIMMYSDVVMEKAAGIEPKEEQGIRKQLERIMDAVKKEKGYKSDTDLTVDDLKKLTANFKLKVKEVLGKDFPDDPMQQLWGGIGAVFSSWNGKRAISYRRIENIPDEWGTAVNVQTMVFGNMGDDSATGVAFSRNPGNGENNFYGEYLINAQGEDVVAGIRTPAPLNSYSTSEHNKNLLTLEKGMPSLYKELVGYRNRLEKHYRDMQDIEFTIEKGRLFMLQCRVGKRNGPAAVRMAVDMVKEKFITKEEAITRVTPAQLDELLHPIIDPKAEAVNKPVAKGLPAGPGGACGQIVFSAAEAVEWKKQGKKVILLREETNPEDVDGMRAAEAILTARGGMTSHAALVARGWGKCCIVGCAGLHIDYEKRELRVDSKVLKEGEWLTLNGTKGNVYAGKLPMMDATEENVLLTTFLNMCGQVKKLGIRTNAETPEDAIKARQFGAEGIGLFRTEHMFYGKGSDEPLFVLRKMIVSKTEEERKKAVSELFPYVKKDIKGTLEAMDGFPVVIRLLDPPLHEFVPREEAKLQELAKDLNISMEELSKRADNLHESNPMMGHRGVRLGVTYPEVSAMQIQAILESAAELIKEGKKPYPEIMIPVVCDVKELDDQMAIAKKIYEDVLKKYGLKQVKHMFGTMIEIPRAALVANELAVVAQFFSFGTNDLTQMGFGFSRDDIGGFLPDYLKKGILADDPFQTVDQKGIGELIKIAIERGRKTRKDLEIGICGEHGGDPRTVEFCHNVGMNYVSCSPFRVPIAKLAAAQAALKNKTKTKKKK
- a CDS encoding sigma-70 family RNA polymerase sigma factor; translated protein: MEALKTYLKDIRNIPLLSASEEVDLSKKIKKGDEHARKAMIRANLRLVINIAKRYMHLGIPLLDLIEEGNLGLMKAVDRFDAKKGFRFSTYAAWWIKQGITRSIAEQGKMIRVPVYMNDLIAKWRKKKEHLAQKNKAIPSDEEIAKRLKLSKDKVEQINFWIASTTSSLDAPIGEDNESQVSDLIEDTDAVAPDAGIEKMFDKERLSSILEIMSERERSVLDMRFGLIDSKPHTLAEVAKKLGVSRERVRQIEELALKKLRKFVKTQEAQK